The following are from one region of the Paenibacillus sabinae T27 genome:
- a CDS encoding Gfo/Idh/MocA family protein, whose amino-acid sequence MGKLKIGMIGLGGIADFHGKGILESEDAEIWSICDCNEERLAARSKEWNIPDSRTYLNYTDLLKDPEIDAVTIGTPNYNHFAIALAAIEHRKPFALEKPVTLTAKEAAVLKETLERDPLPHMICFSYRYKTAARYAKWLIEEGKLGTIHHVYSQYLQSWGINEDVPLVWRFQKELTGSGAMGDLGCHILDLTRFLVGDTERVLADAGTIIHERKLLEGPGTGEVDVDDYCHVLSRMEGGISSTMTISRFAYGRGNYQRIEIYGTKGALVYSLDEEDTLQVKFADEGDTEFREVQTPDSFKLGQMQAFFNLLNGRGDGKNATMADGYINQLAVDAIVESFTEQKWVSIKQEVLTNEYA is encoded by the coding sequence ATGGGGAAATTAAAAATCGGTATGATCGGACTAGGTGGAATCGCAGATTTCCACGGAAAAGGGATTCTGGAGAGCGAAGACGCGGAAATCTGGTCCATTTGCGACTGCAATGAAGAACGGCTGGCGGCCCGAAGCAAGGAGTGGAATATTCCGGATTCACGCACCTATTTGAACTACACCGATCTGCTGAAGGACCCGGAAATTGATGCCGTAACGATCGGCACGCCGAACTACAATCATTTTGCCATTGCACTAGCTGCAATCGAGCACCGCAAGCCCTTCGCCCTCGAAAAACCAGTCACCCTCACGGCCAAAGAGGCGGCGGTTCTCAAGGAAACGCTGGAGCGCGATCCGCTCCCGCATATGATCTGTTTCTCTTATCGCTACAAAACGGCCGCGCGGTACGCCAAATGGCTGATCGAAGAAGGAAAGCTTGGAACCATCCATCATGTATACAGCCAGTATCTTCAGAGCTGGGGCATTAACGAGGACGTACCGCTGGTGTGGAGATTCCAGAAGGAGCTGACGGGCTCCGGGGCCATGGGCGATCTCGGCTGCCACATTCTCGATCTGACCCGCTTTCTGGTCGGCGATACGGAGCGCGTCCTGGCCGATGCTGGAACGATCATTCATGAGCGGAAGCTTCTGGAGGGACCCGGCACAGGAGAAGTTGACGTCGATGATTACTGCCACGTCCTCTCCCGAATGGAAGGCGGAATCTCCTCCACCATGACCATCTCGAGATTTGCTTATGGCCGCGGGAATTACCAGCGGATTGAGATTTACGGCACCAAGGGCGCTCTTGTGTACAGTCTGGATGAAGAAGATACGCTCCAGGTCAAATTCGCCGATGAAGGCGATACAGAGTTCCGTGAGGTGCAGACTCCCGATTCGTTCAAGCTGGGCCAAATGCAGGCCTTTTTCAATCTGCTGAACGGACGAGGTGACGGCAAGAACGCCACAATGGCGGACGGATATATCAACCAGCTCGCTGTAGACGCTATCGTCGAATCTTTTACCGAACAAAAATGGGTATCCATCAAACAGGAGGTTCTCACAAATGAGTACGCTTAA
- a CDS encoding AraC family transcriptional regulator, which produces MLAVNIDLVPRITWMGFVSYKSPWVHFKRNVNEYIMYLIKSGELHMVEDGKEYILKKGDVLLLEPNLDHEGLEKHTCDYYYIHFKHPDMAPVNVEDPESFAKRFIFEDQGAEEDVKCCFPKHFTITDKSVLSQIYNSLNEMLQLYRRKNYNRSLTALKLSELFILLSRESLLEELQNSRKRTTKAIVKAHGLLDYIHTHYQSKITSRDIEALFECNFDYLNRTFNKLTGHSITHYINKVRIDQAQELLQATHLSIGEIAYLVGFGDIYYFSKVFKKYAGLSPAAYYKKIREEE; this is translated from the coding sequence TTGCTGGCTGTAAATATCGATCTCGTTCCCCGTATTACATGGATGGGGTTCGTTTCCTATAAGAGTCCGTGGGTTCATTTCAAGCGCAATGTGAACGAGTACATTATGTATCTGATCAAGAGCGGCGAGCTCCATATGGTGGAGGACGGGAAGGAATATATTTTGAAAAAAGGGGATGTGCTGTTACTTGAACCCAATTTGGATCATGAGGGGCTGGAGAAGCATACGTGCGACTACTATTACATTCATTTTAAGCACCCGGATATGGCCCCTGTTAATGTGGAGGACCCGGAGTCCTTTGCCAAAAGGTTTATTTTTGAGGATCAGGGCGCCGAAGAGGACGTCAAATGCTGCTTTCCGAAGCACTTCACCATTACCGACAAATCGGTTCTGTCCCAGATTTACAACAGCCTGAATGAAATGCTGCAGCTGTACCGGCGCAAAAATTACAACCGGAGCCTGACCGCGCTGAAGCTGTCCGAGCTGTTCATCCTGCTCTCGCGAGAGAGTCTTCTGGAGGAGCTTCAGAACAGCCGGAAAAGGACGACAAAAGCAATTGTCAAGGCTCACGGACTGCTGGACTACATTCATACGCACTATCAGAGCAAAATCACGAGCCGGGATATCGAAGCCCTGTTCGAATGCAATTTCGACTACCTGAACCGGACCTTCAACAAACTGACCGGCCACTCGATCACCCATTATATCAACAAGGTAAGAATCGACCAGGCTCAGGAGCTGCTGCAGGCGACGCACCTAAGCATCGGTGAAATCGCCTACCTTGTCGGCTTCGGGGACATCTATTATTTCAGTAAAGTATTCAAAAAATATGCAGGGCTATCGCCCGCCGCTTACTACAAGAAGATACGGGAAGAGGAGTAG
- a CDS encoding nitroreductase family protein — MMSLIMVDEDKCAKCGICVNECPEQALKLGANGPEEVYPQNCIACGHCVAVCPREAIDNEKTPLANQESSKKLPKLSPEEAENFLRSRRSIRSYKAAPVPREKLIQLVNIAHYAPSGSNLQGVSYIIIDNKDVINRAVAMTVEELEKDTQLSKGRDNFFKPYHEQGIDTILRGAPALVLAIADENFPRGRENSILSLTYLELYAPTLGLGSCWAGIFERIALKDHSPMLKLFNIPVGKKITGAVMVGSPKYRYPRFVDRNPLEFSFYESEAETIHYIR, encoded by the coding sequence ATGATGAGTTTGATCATGGTAGATGAAGACAAATGTGCGAAGTGCGGAATTTGCGTAAACGAGTGTCCGGAACAGGCATTGAAGCTTGGAGCGAATGGTCCGGAAGAAGTTTATCCGCAGAACTGTATTGCCTGCGGCCATTGTGTGGCCGTCTGTCCCAGAGAAGCTATCGATAACGAGAAAACACCGCTTGCCAATCAAGAAAGTTCAAAAAAGCTGCCTAAATTAAGCCCCGAGGAAGCGGAAAACTTCCTTCGCTCCAGACGGTCCATCCGGTCCTATAAAGCCGCTCCCGTTCCAAGAGAAAAGCTGATACAGCTTGTTAATATCGCTCACTATGCCCCTTCGGGAAGCAATCTGCAGGGCGTCTCCTACATAATAATTGACAATAAGGATGTCATTAACCGTGCTGTCGCTATGACCGTCGAAGAATTGGAAAAAGATACCCAGCTCAGTAAGGGACGGGATAACTTTTTCAAGCCTTATCATGAGCAAGGGATCGACACGATTTTACGGGGAGCCCCCGCTCTTGTTCTGGCCATTGCTGATGAGAATTTCCCAAGAGGCAGAGAAAACTCGATTCTTTCCCTGACCTATTTGGAGCTGTATGCGCCAACGCTCGGATTAGGTTCATGCTGGGCCGGAATATTTGAGAGGATTGCGCTCAAGGATCATTCCCCCATGCTGAAATTATTCAATATTCCTGTAGGAAAGAAAATAACAGGCGCCGTTATGGTAGGCAGCCCGAAGTATCGCTATCCAAGATTTGTGGATAGAAACCCGTTGGAATTCAGTTTTTATGAATCCGAAGCGGAGACCATCCACTATATAAGATGA
- a CDS encoding class I SAM-dependent methyltransferase — protein MRERINNYWTNRAEDFSELRLHDFHSGLRARYTEIIKDHLPKLDSPRVLDLGTGAGFFSFIMKDLGCTVTGIDYSSAMLAKAEANAADLGYSGIVYRQMDAQELLFPDESFDFIITRNVTWTLPDPYKAYSEMCRVLAPGGGILNFDANYGQSFKEADEKGEQLCHPTQTAEQLRERNAIAKSLYICDKARPQWDAEVLISLGMKYIEMDLDIIRRIRDEANTDARYSTISRSVTSSLFMVYARK, from the coding sequence GTGCGGGAACGAATTAACAACTATTGGACGAATCGGGCCGAGGATTTTAGCGAGCTGCGTCTGCATGACTTTCACAGCGGTCTGCGCGCGAGATATACCGAGATCATCAAGGATCATCTGCCGAAACTGGATTCGCCGAGAGTATTGGATCTGGGGACGGGGGCCGGGTTCTTCTCCTTTATCATGAAGGATCTGGGTTGTACAGTGACCGGTATTGATTATTCAAGCGCGATGCTGGCCAAGGCCGAGGCCAACGCCGCCGATCTGGGGTATTCCGGGATTGTATACCGGCAAATGGACGCCCAGGAACTGCTCTTCCCGGATGAGAGCTTTGATTTCATCATCACCCGCAATGTCACCTGGACGCTCCCCGATCCTTATAAAGCGTACAGCGAGATGTGCCGCGTGCTTGCTCCCGGTGGCGGGATATTAAATTTTGACGCCAACTATGGTCAATCTTTTAAGGAGGCCGATGAAAAAGGAGAGCAGCTATGCCATCCCACCCAAACCGCCGAACAGCTCAGGGAACGCAATGCCATTGCCAAGTCCTTATACATCTGTGATAAGGCACGCCCGCAGTGGGACGCGGAAGTGCTGATCTCGCTCGGCATGAAATATATCGAGATGGATCTGGATATCATCCGGCGGATCAGAGACGAGGCCAACACCGATGCGAGATACTCCACCATTTCCCGGAGTGTGACCTCCTCGCTGTTCATGGTATATGCGCGAAAATAG
- a CDS encoding ABC transporter substrate-binding protein: MKNRRVLFTLMLCMLLLALPLYGCGKAADTAASNTQATEQPSALPAEPATYTIVDQLGRTVEIPKKVERIVALQHHTLDIMLELHAQDKLVGVLSDWESLLGGYVADVYPGIKDLPTPGKISELNVEAVASLKPDVVFVSNQVPKQSLTQLEQLGIPVVGITLYVADKEQASTIHPDLVNPDEAYTEGLKQAIQLIGQITGTEDKAAELWDYVVSNRAIVSKHLSEVPEQDRIKVYMANENMYTYGTGKYVGVAMAKAGARNVAETIKGYKQVNLEQVAKWNPEVIFVQSRYASVLDEIRGDKAWSEIDAVKNNKLIIAPDYTKPWGNPTPESMALGEIWLAKTLYPDAFKDVDLNAMVQHFYQTFYGIDFKE, from the coding sequence ATGAAAAACAGGCGAGTCTTATTCACACTGATGCTGTGTATGCTTCTGCTGGCGCTGCCGCTCTACGGCTGCGGGAAGGCAGCGGACACGGCGGCGAGCAATACCCAGGCCACGGAACAGCCGTCCGCTCTACCCGCCGAACCGGCGACCTATACCATTGTCGACCAATTGGGACGCACGGTGGAAATACCCAAGAAAGTGGAACGAATCGTTGCCCTTCAGCATCACACGCTCGATATTATGCTTGAGCTTCATGCCCAGGACAAGCTTGTTGGCGTATTAAGCGATTGGGAGAGTCTGCTCGGAGGCTATGTGGCCGATGTGTATCCGGGAATCAAAGATCTGCCGACTCCGGGAAAAATCTCCGAATTGAACGTGGAGGCTGTCGCGAGCCTCAAGCCGGATGTTGTGTTCGTATCCAACCAGGTTCCGAAGCAGTCGCTGACGCAGCTTGAACAGCTTGGTATCCCTGTTGTGGGAATTACTTTGTACGTGGCGGATAAAGAGCAGGCATCAACCATTCACCCCGATCTTGTCAATCCGGACGAGGCTTATACCGAGGGGCTCAAGCAGGCGATCCAACTGATCGGCCAAATTACGGGAACTGAGGATAAAGCCGCGGAATTATGGGATTATGTCGTCAGCAACCGGGCCATCGTATCCAAGCATCTAAGCGAAGTGCCGGAGCAGGACCGGATCAAGGTCTATATGGCCAACGAAAACATGTACACTTACGGCACAGGCAAATATGTCGGTGTAGCCATGGCCAAGGCGGGCGCCCGCAACGTCGCGGAGACGATTAAAGGGTACAAGCAGGTCAACTTGGAACAGGTAGCGAAGTGGAATCCGGAAGTCATCTTTGTGCAGAGCCGCTACGCATCGGTACTGGATGAAATACGCGGCGACAAAGCCTGGTCCGAAATCGATGCCGTCAAGAATAATAAGCTGATCATCGCACCGGATTATACGAAGCCCTGGGGCAATCCTACGCCGGAATCCATGGCTCTTGGCGAAATTTGGCTGGCCAAAACCTTATACCCCGATGCGTTTAAAGATGTGGATCTGAATGCAATGGTTCAGCATTTCTACCAAACCTTCTACGGCATTGATTTTAAAGAATAG
- a CDS encoding FadR/GntR family transcriptional regulator, producing the protein MPPAEKQNIREYVIQHILERIENDELKSGDKLTNERELSERLGVSRVPLREAISALSTLGILEARQGGGTFVSEYNPGVIGKIIRTYRLFDRSLIEEIFEARVLLEADAASLAAINRTDEDLSTIKEAIRRHEDTVRLYAEDKADIAAVLECDNGVHLGIAAAAHNNFFLQIIDTVRHAGQSRRIFDGKYTVNPLHFEESVAYHDSIVRAIEQRDSEAAYRAMREHILHIREALDVDKLKEDFDGKRE; encoded by the coding sequence ATGCCGCCGGCGGAGAAACAGAACATCAGAGAATACGTGATTCAGCATATTCTGGAAAGAATTGAGAACGACGAATTGAAATCCGGCGATAAGCTGACCAATGAGCGCGAGCTGTCGGAACGGCTGGGCGTCAGCCGGGTGCCGCTGCGCGAAGCGATTTCCGCGTTGTCGACGCTGGGAATTCTGGAAGCCCGTCAGGGCGGAGGCACGTTCGTTAGCGAGTATAACCCCGGAGTGATTGGCAAAATCATCCGGACGTACCGTTTGTTCGATCGTTCGCTGATCGAGGAGATTTTCGAAGCGAGGGTACTGCTGGAGGCCGACGCGGCCAGCCTGGCCGCCATAAACCGCACCGATGAGGATTTAAGCACAATCAAAGAGGCCATTCGCAGGCACGAAGATACGGTCCGCCTGTACGCGGAGGACAAGGCCGATATCGCAGCCGTTCTGGAATGCGACAACGGGGTTCATTTGGGGATCGCCGCCGCCGCTCATAACAATTTCTTTCTGCAGATCATCGATACCGTTCGCCATGCGGGGCAGAGCCGCCGTATTTTTGACGGGAAATATACGGTGAACCCGCTCCACTTCGAGGAATCGGTCGCTTATCACGACAGCATTGTCCGTGCCATCGAGCAGCGGGACAGCGAGGCCGCCTACCGGGCGATGAGAGAGCATATTCTGCACATTCGGGAAGCCCTCGACGTGGACAAGCTGAAAGAGGATTTCGACGGCAAAAGGGAATAA
- a CDS encoding DUF2271 domain-containing protein translates to MKRIQGAGLLVPALLLVLLETACGGSGLASGSREANAQTGTAAGSSLAASTGSRSAAGQQAAGSAKAGGSARKLEIFFPFVRQDGIATNQFAVWIEDGKGRYVTTLYATRFISTGGYKLRPEAILTWVKHSGLSKASPEEVDAFSGATLSSGQLKFAWDCKDRKGNPVPAGNYRFYVEGTTRWENRILYEGTIAVGKKRATAKAAVKYTTDEATQSGMIGKVTAVFTP, encoded by the coding sequence ATGAAAAGAATACAGGGTGCCGGGCTGCTTGTGCCGGCGCTTCTTCTTGTGCTGCTGGAGACGGCTTGCGGCGGGAGCGGTCTGGCATCAGGCAGCCGGGAGGCAAATGCACAGACGGGGACGGCGGCTGGCTCATCGCTGGCTGCATCCACGGGCAGCCGCTCGGCTGCCGGGCAGCAGGCTGCCGGGTCAGCTAAGGCAGGAGGATCGGCACGGAAGCTGGAAATCTTCTTTCCTTTCGTCCGTCAGGACGGAATCGCGACCAATCAGTTCGCCGTATGGATTGAGGACGGCAAAGGCCGATATGTCACGACGCTATACGCCACCCGGTTTATCTCTACCGGCGGGTACAAGCTGCGGCCGGAGGCCATTCTGACCTGGGTGAAGCATTCGGGGCTTTCGAAGGCTTCGCCGGAAGAGGTGGACGCATTCTCGGGAGCGACGCTTTCCAGCGGCCAGCTGAAGTTCGCCTGGGACTGTAAGGACCGGAAAGGAAATCCTGTTCCCGCAGGGAATTACCGGTTCTACGTGGAGGGAACGACGCGCTGGGAGAACCGGATCTTGTACGAAGGAACGATTGCGGTCGGCAAAAAACGGGCAACGGCGAAAGCCGCTGTGAAGTATACGACCGATGAAGCGACGCAGAGCGGCATGATTGGAAAGGTGACCGCCGTATTTACGCCTTAA
- the aroE gene encoding shikimate dehydrogenase has product MGKSYRSELVGAFGCPIDENPTGVMEEAAFQAKGLDYRYLTIKVNEGDLEDAMKAVRAFNMRGINLTIPHKVEVLRYLDELSEAAELIGAVNMVVNQDGKLWGENTDGKGFLTSLREEGITVEGKAATVLGAGGAARAISVECALAGAAKVNIANRDAERGTELAGLINERTDADASFLPWDTKLKVPADTDILINATSVGLYPNVNYKPDVDYDTIKPEMTVSDVIFNDPHTLFLWEAARRGAKTINGLGMLVNQGALNFTLWTGVEAPVDVMTQTLKNEFGLK; this is encoded by the coding sequence ATGGGAAAGAGTTACCGTTCGGAGCTTGTCGGGGCCTTCGGCTGCCCGATTGACGAGAATCCTACCGGAGTCATGGAGGAAGCGGCTTTTCAGGCGAAAGGTCTTGACTACCGGTATTTGACGATCAAGGTAAACGAGGGCGACCTGGAGGATGCCATGAAGGCGGTGCGCGCCTTTAACATGCGCGGAATCAACCTGACCATTCCCCACAAGGTCGAGGTGCTTCGCTATCTGGATGAGCTGTCGGAAGCGGCGGAATTGATTGGCGCCGTCAATATGGTTGTGAACCAGGACGGCAAGCTGTGGGGAGAGAATACCGACGGCAAGGGCTTCCTGACCTCTCTTCGGGAAGAAGGAATTACGGTTGAGGGGAAGGCGGCCACGGTGCTCGGGGCGGGAGGCGCGGCGCGGGCGATCAGCGTGGAATGTGCGCTGGCCGGCGCGGCCAAGGTGAACATCGCCAATCGCGACGCCGAGCGCGGAACAGAGCTGGCGGGGCTCATCAATGAGCGCACCGACGCGGACGCTTCGTTTCTCCCATGGGATACGAAGCTTAAAGTGCCGGCGGACACCGATATCTTGATCAACGCCACTTCGGTGGGGCTGTATCCGAACGTCAATTATAAGCCCGATGTGGACTACGATACGATCAAACCTGAAATGACGGTCAGTGACGTGATCTTTAACGACCCCCACACCTTGTTCTTGTGGGAGGCGGCGCGGCGCGGGGCGAAGACGATTAACGGACTGGGCATGCTGGTTAATCAGGGGGCGCTTAATTTTACCTTGTGGACCGGCGTCGAGGCTCCTGTTGATGTCATGACGCAGACACTGAAAAATGAATTTGGACTCAAATGA
- a CDS encoding LacI family DNA-binding transcriptional regulator: MVRIKDVAESANVSTATVSRILNNDPSLSVSGETRRRVLEVVNELNYKPGRRKKTKAFQEQGSFSIGLVLTNDEAIDPYFMSIRQGVESLCDQYSVKIATVFHIGKSQFSSGSMNELDGLIVLGDVNSEELKGVYSHNPNIVFVDFVPEEVNVDVVISDFETATLKILDHLFSKGHSRIAYIGGKGLIRSIHNEREIEKEDVRLSTFERRMKEKGLFEADNVLVGEFGPLSGYMLMKQLIGKPSFPSAVVVASDPMAIGAMKALHEAGLKVPGDISIFSFDDIEASAFLNPTLSTVKVHTEEMGRTAVKLLVDRMKNGRELPLKVILPTELVVRESSGPLL, translated from the coding sequence ATGGTAAGAATTAAGGACGTTGCCGAGTCAGCCAATGTCTCAACGGCCACGGTATCCCGGATATTGAACAATGATCCCTCCCTTTCGGTTTCGGGCGAAACGAGGAGAAGGGTTCTGGAAGTGGTCAATGAATTGAACTACAAGCCCGGAAGAAGAAAGAAGACCAAAGCGTTTCAGGAACAAGGCTCCTTCAGCATCGGCCTCGTGTTGACGAATGATGAAGCCATCGATCCTTACTTCATGTCCATCAGACAGGGTGTGGAGAGCTTATGCGATCAGTATTCGGTTAAGATCGCTACCGTCTTCCATATCGGTAAAAGCCAGTTTTCATCGGGCAGCATGAATGAGCTTGACGGCCTTATCGTTCTGGGGGATGTCAACAGCGAGGAACTGAAGGGGGTGTATAGCCACAACCCCAATATTGTATTTGTGGATTTTGTGCCCGAGGAAGTCAATGTGGATGTGGTGATTTCCGATTTTGAAACCGCTACTCTCAAGATTTTGGATCACCTGTTCAGTAAAGGCCACAGCCGGATTGCGTACATCGGTGGCAAAGGCTTAATCCGGAGCATTCATAACGAAAGAGAGATTGAGAAAGAAGATGTCCGGCTGAGCACCTTTGAGAGAAGGATGAAGGAGAAAGGGCTTTTTGAAGCGGACAACGTTCTGGTAGGGGAATTCGGCCCGCTGAGCGGATATATGCTGATGAAACAGCTGATTGGCAAGCCGTCCTTTCCGAGCGCGGTTGTGGTGGCCAGCGACCCGATGGCAATCGGAGCGATGAAGGCGCTGCATGAGGCGGGCCTGAAGGTTCCCGGCGATATTTCCATTTTTAGCTTTGACGATATTGAAGCTTCCGCCTTTTTGAATCCGACACTGTCTACAGTGAAAGTCCACACGGAAGAGATGGGGAGGACCGCAGTCAAGCTGCTGGTTGACCGGATGAAGAACGGCAGGGAACTGCCGCTCAAAGTCATTTTGCCGACGGAACTCGTCGTGAGAGAAAGCAGCGGGCCTTTATTATAA
- a CDS encoding alpha-galactosidase produces MGVHFDAVNRLFHLQAKDTSYVIGIVRDEYLLHLYWGRRIAAYHHTNKIQLLDRGFSGNPYNHKEDRAFSLDTLPQEYPQYGNTDYHKPAYQVQLENGSTVSDLRYRSHTIVKGKPGLTGLPAVYVEDEREAETLEIVMEDQVTGLEVLLSYTVFEQFNVITRSVRFANKGSESLKLLRALSLSVDFQDADFDFLHLYGAHVKERHIARQPLRHGIQSVESARGASSHQHNPFIALLRPGTTEAYGEVYAFNFVYSGNFLAQAEVDQFRNTRVTMGINPFDFSWKLDPGEEFQAPEAVMVYSSEGLGEMSRTFHDLYRTRLTRGSYRDKERPILVNNWEATYFDFNAEKILDIASVGKELGIELFVLDDGWFEKRNGDKSSLGDWFVDREKLPDGLDHLAERVNEMGLQFGLWFEPEMISVDSDLYREHPDWCLHVPNRSRSESRNQLVLDFSREDVCEEITKRVSAILETVPVSYVKWDMNRHMTEIGSAILPADRQRETAHRYMLGLYKVMDAITSSFPEVLFESCSGGGGRFDPGILYYMPQTWTSDNTDAVSRLKIQYGTSLVYPIITMGSHVSAVPNHQVHRITSMEMRGDVAMSGNLGYELDLTKLTNEEKETVKQQVAKYKEIRSLIQFGDFYRLLSPFEGNETAWLFADKEKKEVMAFFFNVVAEPAAPLKHLKLHGIDVTKKYRLSGTDEVYGGDELAYVGLSVPAEAERDFHSYVWHFTEA; encoded by the coding sequence ATGGGAGTACATTTTGATGCAGTGAACCGACTCTTTCATTTGCAAGCCAAAGATACGAGCTATGTCATCGGCATTGTCCGGGATGAATACCTGCTGCACCTGTATTGGGGAAGACGAATCGCCGCATACCATCATACCAACAAGATTCAGCTGCTGGACCGGGGATTTTCCGGAAATCCCTACAACCACAAAGAGGACCGCGCTTTCTCGCTCGATACGCTTCCGCAGGAATACCCCCAGTACGGAAATACCGATTACCACAAGCCCGCCTATCAGGTTCAGCTGGAGAACGGATCGACGGTCTCTGATTTGCGCTACCGGTCGCATACCATTGTGAAAGGCAAACCGGGCCTAACAGGCCTTCCGGCGGTTTATGTAGAGGATGAACGGGAAGCGGAAACGCTTGAGATCGTCATGGAAGATCAAGTCACCGGACTAGAGGTGCTGCTAAGCTATACCGTGTTTGAACAGTTCAATGTCATTACCCGGTCGGTCCGGTTCGCGAATAAAGGGTCCGAGTCCCTGAAGCTGCTGAGAGCCTTGAGCCTGAGCGTCGATTTTCAGGATGCTGACTTCGATTTCCTTCATTTGTACGGAGCCCATGTCAAAGAAAGACATATCGCCAGACAGCCGCTCAGACACGGAATCCAGTCCGTCGAAAGCGCACGAGGCGCCAGCAGCCACCAGCACAACCCGTTCATCGCCCTGCTGAGACCCGGAACAACTGAAGCGTACGGCGAGGTCTATGCTTTTAACTTTGTATACAGCGGAAATTTCCTGGCTCAGGCTGAGGTGGATCAATTCCGCAATACCAGAGTGACGATGGGGATCAATCCCTTCGACTTTAGCTGGAAGCTTGATCCCGGCGAAGAATTCCAGGCGCCCGAGGCGGTTATGGTCTACTCTTCGGAGGGCCTTGGGGAGATGTCGAGAACCTTCCATGATTTATACCGCACCCGGCTGACAAGAGGAAGCTACCGCGACAAGGAGCGGCCGATATTGGTCAACAACTGGGAAGCGACCTATTTCGATTTCAACGCGGAGAAAATACTCGATATTGCAAGCGTCGGGAAGGAGCTCGGGATTGAGCTGTTTGTCCTTGACGACGGCTGGTTTGAGAAAAGAAACGGCGACAAGTCCTCACTCGGCGACTGGTTCGTGGACCGCGAGAAGCTGCCGGACGGGCTGGACCATTTGGCCGAACGGGTCAATGAAATGGGGCTGCAGTTCGGACTCTGGTTCGAGCCGGAAATGATCTCGGTGGACAGCGATTTGTACCGCGAGCATCCGGACTGGTGCCTGCATGTGCCGAATCGTTCAAGGTCGGAGAGCCGCAATCAGCTCGTCCTTGATTTTTCGAGGGAAGACGTATGTGAAGAAATTACCAAGAGGGTCAGCGCGATTCTGGAGACGGTTCCGGTATCTTACGTGAAGTGGGATATGAACCGCCATATGACCGAGATCGGCTCAGCAATCCTGCCGGCGGACAGACAGCGGGAAACGGCGCACCGTTACATGCTTGGCCTGTATAAAGTGATGGATGCGATCACCTCTTCTTTTCCGGAAGTGCTGTTCGAGAGCTGCTCGGGCGGCGGGGGAAGATTCGATCCGGGTATCCTGTATTACATGCCGCAGACGTGGACAAGCGATAACACAGACGCCGTGTCCCGATTAAAAATCCAGTACGGCACAAGCCTCGTCTACCCGATTATTACGATGGGCTCCCATGTATCCGCGGTTCCGAATCACCAGGTTCACCGGATTACTTCAATGGAGATGCGGGGCGATGTGGCCATGTCCGGTAATCTGGGCTATGAGCTCGATTTGACCAAGCTGACGAATGAGGAAAAAGAGACGGTCAAACAGCAGGTAGCCAAGTACAAGGAGATCCGAAGCCTCATTCAATTCGGCGATTTCTACCGCCTGCTCAGCCCGTTTGAGGGCAACGAAACCGCATGGCTGTTCGCGGACAAGGAGAAGAAAGAAGTCATGGCCTTCTTCTTCAATGTGGTGGCTGAACCGGCGGCCCCGTTAAAACACCTGAAGCTGCACGGAATTGACGTGACCAAGAAGTATCGGCTGTCCGGTACGGATGAGGTATACGGCGGGGACGAGCTTGCGTATGTCGGGTTGAGTGTTCCGGCGGAGGCGGAGCGGGATTTCCACAGTTACGTTTGGCATTTTACTGAAGCTTAA